Proteins from a genomic interval of Zingiber officinale cultivar Zhangliang chromosome 1B, Zo_v1.1, whole genome shotgun sequence:
- the LOC121975517 gene encoding uncharacterized protein LOC121975517, whose translation MPTVAALLPQATFFSRPRPLPLSITSLYDLHVAHLLSPFGRSKTRLPLVLACSAVPFNEFDAKVRSKIHSSKKSSLLSLVDEIEPLDLRRIQKDVPPNTVSAMKRTISSMLGLLPSNQFNVTVEVLWESLFKLLISSIKTGYTLCNAEYRLCLEKNIDIPEKNVDHDEKGKTDTSGIENTDIFSERTNAMFNSLEEKDVLKDHNKHNMHEHDESCEDMSTKICGNLTPQAIEYIQQLQSKLRSVEKDLYAMKRKHSALQMQQFVGDEKNELLDYLRSLQPEKVAEISELTCSEVDDVIHSVGHSLLATLSPKMYSRPPQQSENMTAGILNAWNDDSSEHVDNTYLKFQPMVTVPRDFLARLLFWCMLLGHYIRGLEFRLGLVQLFNISDN comes from the exons ATGCCGACGGTCGCCGCGTTGCTTCCCCAGGCCACGTTCTTCTCGCGGCCACGCCCACTGCCGTTGTCAATCACCTCCCTGTATGACCTTCACGTTGCCCATCTCCTCTCACCTTTTGGGCGCTCGAAGACCCGGCTGCCCCTCGTCCTCGCCTGCTCTGCAGTCCCCTTCAACGAATTTGACGCCAAGGTCAGATCCAAGATCCACTCATCCAAG AAATCCTCACTATTAAGCTTGGTAGATGAGATTGAACCTTTGGATCTGAGACGCATCCAAAAAGATGTTCCACCTAACACAGTCAGCGCAATGAAAAGAACTATTTCAAGCATGCTGGGTCTTCTTCCATCCAACCAATTCAATGTGACAGTTGAAGTTCTTTGGGAATCACTTTTCAAGTTACTAATTTCTTCAATAAAAACAGG GTACACATTGTGCAATGCAGAATATAGACTTTGTCTTGAAAAGAATATAGATATTCCTGAAAAGAATGTAGATCatgatgaaaaaggaaaaacagATACTTCAGGAATTGAGAATACTGATATTTTCTCTGAAAGGACTAATGCAATGTTCAACTCTTTGGAGGAAAAGGATGTTCTAAAAGATCATAATAAGCATAATATGCATGAACATGATGAATCATGTGAGGATATGAGCACTAAAATTTGTGGTAATCTGACACCTCAAGCCATAGAATATATTCAGCAGCTgcaatctaagttgagatctgtGGAAAAG GACTTATATGCTATGAAAAGGAAACATTCTGCCCTTCAGATGCAACAGTTTGTAGGAGACGAAAAAAATGAGCTATTGGATTATTTGAGATCATTGCAACCTGAGAAG GTTGCTGAAATTTCTGAGCTGACCTGCTCTGAGGTAGACGATGTGATTCACTCAGTAGGACATAGTCTACTCGCAACTCTATCGCCAAAAATGTATTCTAGGCCACCACAACAATCCGAAAACATGACAGCCGGGATCTTAAACGCATGGAACGATGACTCTTCAGAACATGTCGATAACACCTACCTTAAGTTTCAGCCTATGGTTACAGTCCCTAGGGATTTTCTTGCACGCCTTCTTTTCTG GTGCATGTTATTGGGCCATTACATTAGAGGCCTCGAGTTCAGGCTAGGGCTTGTGCAACTATTCAACATATCCGACAATTAA
- the LOC121975524 gene encoding indole-3-acetic acid-amido synthetase GH3.8-like codes for MAVLKAASTTAAPATTKLGPAACEKDAEKLAFIEEMTVNVHKEQERVLAEILTQNAETEYLGRYELRGATDRATFKSKIPMVTYEDLQPEIQRIANGDRSAILSGHPISEFLTSSGTSAGERKLMPTIQAELDRRQLLYSLLMPVMNPYVPGLDKGKALYFLFVKSESRTSGGLPARPVLTSYYKSDHFRSRPFDPYNVYTSPTAAILCADAFQSMYTQMLCGLIDRLAVLRVGAVFASGLLRAIRFLQLHWHDLAADIFAGVLTPKITDPAIREAVAELLRPDPALAEFIEAECAGGDWAGIVKRIWPNTKYLDVIVTGAMAQYIPTLEYYGGRLPMTCTMYASSECYFGLNLRPMCKPSEVSYTIMPMMGYFEFLPHEDGSAVAGGAAPQLVDLADVEVGKHYELVVTTYAGLCRYRVGDILQVTGFHNAAPEFRFVRRKNVLLSIESDKTDEAELQAAVERAAALLRPWGTTVVEYTSQADTKVIPGHYVIYWELLVKEGEGGHWPPAETLQACCLEMEEAMNTVYRQSRVADGSIGPLEIRVVGGGTFDELMDYALSRGASINQYKVPRCVTFPPIIDLLDSRVVEAHFSQSCPNWAPINNKLIN; via the exons ATGGCGGTGCTGAAGGCGGCGAGCACGACGGCGGCGCCGGCGAccaccaagctagggccggcggcGTGCGAGAAGGACGCCGAGAAACTCGCGTTCATCGAGGAGATGACGGTGAACGTTCACAAGGAGCAAGAGCGGGTGCTGGCTGAGATCCTGACGCAGAACGCCGAAACAGAGTACCTGGGCCGGTACGAGCTCCGAGGCGCCACCGACCGCGCCACCTTCAAGTCCAAAATTCCGATGGTCACGTACGAGGACCTTCAACCGGAGATCCAGAGGATCGCCAACGGCGACCGCTCCGCCATCCTATCCGGCCACCCCATCTCGGAGTTCCTAACAAG TTCGGGGACGTCGGCCGGCGAGAGGAAGCTGATGCCGACCATCCAAGCGGAGCTCGACCGGCGGCAACTCCTCTACAGTCTTTTGATGCCTGTTATGAACCC GTACGTGCCGGGATTGGACAAGGGGAAGGCACTCTACTTCTTGTTCGTGAAGTCGGAGAGCCGGACGTCTGGGGGCCTGCCGGCGAGGCCGGTGCTCACTAGCTACTACAAGAGCGACCACTTCCGGTCGCGCCCGTTCGACCCCTACAACGTCTACACGAGTCCCACCGCCGCTATCCTCTGCGCCGACGCATTCCAGAGCATGTACACGCAGATGCTCTGCGGCCTCATCGATCGCCTTGCCGTCCTCCGTGTCGGCGCTGTCTTCGCCTCCGGTCTTCTCCGAGCTATCCGCTTCCTCCAGCTCCACTGGCACGACCTCGCCGCCGACATCTTTGCCGGCGTCCTCACTCCCAAAATCACCGACCCCGCTATCCGCGAGGCGGTGGCGGAGCTCCTGAGGCCCGACCCGGCGCTCGCGGAGTTCATCGAGGCGGAGTGTGCGGGAGGCGACTGGGCCGGGATCGTGAAGCGGATCTGGCCCAATACCAAGTACCTAGACGTGATTGTGACGGGAGCGATGGCGCAGTATATTCCGACACTGGAGTACTACGGCGGCAGGCTGCCGATGACGTGCACCATGTACGCCTCGTCGGAGTGCTATTTTGGACTCAACCTCCGGCCGATGTGCAAGCCCAGTGAAGTTTCCTACACCATCATGCCTATGATGGGCTACTTCGAGTTCCTTCCCCACGAGGATGGCTCCGCCGTCGCTGGCGGAGCGGCGCCGCAGCTCGTCGACCTGGCCGACGTCGAGGTCGGTAAGCATTATGAGCTTGTTGTCACCACCTACGCCGGCCTCTGCCGCTACCGCGTCGGCGACATTCTCCAG GTGACGGGGTTTCACAACGCGGCGCCGGAGTTCCGGTTCGTGCGGAGGAAGAACGTGCTGCTGAGCATCGAGTCAGACAAAACCGACGAGGCGGAGCTGCAGGCTGCGGTGGAGCGGGCAGCGGCGCTTCTGCGGCCGTGGGGAACGACGGTGGTGGAGTACACGAGCCAGGCGGATACGAAGGTCATTCCGGGGCATTACGTCATCTACTGGGAGCTGCTGGTGAAGGAAGGGGAAGGGGGGCACTGGCCGCCGGCAGAGACACTGCAGGCATGCTGCCTGGAGATGGAAGAGGCGATGAACACGGTGTACCGACAGAGCCGGGTGGCGGACGGCTCCATCGGGCCGCTGGAAATCAGGGTGGTGGGCGGCGGCACGTTCGATGAGCTCATGGACTACGCGCTCTCCCGGGGCGCCTCCATCAACCAGTACAAGGTCCCACGCTGCGTCACCTTCCCACCCATTATCGATCTCTTGGACTCCAGAGTCGTGGAGGCCCACTTCAGCCAGAGCTGCCCCAATTGGGCCCCCATTAACAACAAGCTTATAAATTAA